A DNA window from Paenibacillus andongensis contains the following coding sequences:
- a CDS encoding sensor histidine kinase, with the protein MSAILIHLVLTPIFIYKEYQRKSLFAIILIVLIFLYWKFEDIDPLIYSLHLFPISLIAVLLYVGFIPAFITCTLFIIGCMVVLNYYWQPALISSAVILLVGFFIRNTISQPTLRMKLKYATGMLLVYEVLYALLALHIQSHITLYAVYTVIFSFFSLWMITYLQFFVEKHEIHKQRLVALEKDRMLGQFAATISHEIRNPLTSTRGFLQLLDQKELSFIDHKRYVDLALSGVDQANAILGDYLNYAKPYSNLQEQLELKEEIEAMLRFITPFAADHQVAIHTSHQNEEPLYILGESKKLRQCLMNLVKNAIESMPNGGKISLSTCKLPNAVQISISDTGVGMSKQQLNSLGMPFYTTKEQGTGLGLVVVMSIIKMMNGKISFSSHLNQGTQCSILFQQK; encoded by the coding sequence ATGAGTGCTATATTAATCCATCTAGTTCTTACCCCAATTTTCATTTACAAAGAATATCAGCGTAAATCTCTATTCGCAATTATTTTAATCGTACTCATCTTTTTGTATTGGAAATTTGAAGACATTGATCCTTTAATTTATTCCCTCCATTTATTTCCGATCAGCTTGATTGCTGTGCTTCTGTATGTCGGCTTCATACCAGCTTTTATAACCTGTACCTTATTTATTATAGGCTGTATGGTCGTCCTGAATTACTACTGGCAACCCGCTTTAATAAGCAGTGCAGTTATATTATTAGTTGGATTTTTCATCAGAAATACGATAAGTCAACCAACACTCAGGATGAAATTAAAATATGCAACGGGTATGCTGCTCGTGTACGAAGTATTGTATGCGCTTCTAGCGCTACACATACAATCTCATATTACCTTGTATGCTGTATACACCGTAATTTTTTCCTTTTTCTCACTTTGGATGATTACATACTTACAATTTTTTGTGGAAAAGCATGAGATTCACAAACAGAGACTTGTCGCGTTGGAAAAAGATCGAATGCTCGGCCAGTTTGCAGCCACCATTTCTCATGAAATACGTAATCCTCTCACATCAACAAGAGGCTTTCTTCAATTACTGGATCAGAAAGAGCTTTCCTTCATTGATCACAAACGATATGTCGACCTCGCATTGTCAGGTGTAGATCAGGCGAACGCCATCCTCGGTGATTACTTAAACTATGCCAAGCCATATTCTAACTTGCAGGAACAATTAGAACTCAAAGAAGAGATAGAAGCCATGCTCCGTTTCATCACGCCTTTTGCTGCAGATCACCAGGTTGCTATCCATACTAGTCATCAAAATGAAGAACCCCTTTACATCTTAGGTGAATCCAAGAAGCTGCGCCAATGCTTGATGAATCTGGTTAAAAATGCGATTGAGTCCATGCCTAACGGCGGTAAAATTTCATTAAGCACCTGTAAGCTGCCTAATGCTGTACAAATTTCTATTTCTGACACTGGCGTTGGAATGAGTAAGCAGCAATTAAATTCACTCGGAATGCCATTTTACACGACCAAAGAACAAGGAACTGGACTTGGGCTTGTCGTGGTCATGAGTATTATCAAAATGATGAACGGAAAAATCTCCTTCTCCAGTCATTTGAACCAAGGCACCCAATGCTCCATTTTATTTCAGCAAAAGTGA
- a CDS encoding 2-oxoacid:acceptor oxidoreductase family protein — MVTLPKLNDLGFFEIRLESIGGLGANLAGKMLAEAGVVGVGLNGVSFSSYGSEKKGSAVKAHIRFCDMDTRIRDTSPVERPHVVGVFHESLSKTVNVISGIYEDSTVLVNSTKTPDELKEKMKLRGGTIAVIDAIGISLEEKNRVNMAMLGALFRLCDFLDPEVMRGVIRKSLEKKYPLAVAPALRTFDRGYNEVKFQTYALPEGETMPDFVRFDTPVLGFETQSIGGVITNPGNSILKDLSISRAGMMPHFHEDKCIHCASCDNVCPDFCFVWDELPDKKGRPQMFLQGIDYQYCKGCLKCVQACPTEALTNEREEDGYADLHRMPHRFNLAVNS, encoded by the coding sequence ATGGTAACTTTACCTAAATTGAACGATCTCGGTTTTTTTGAGATTAGACTGGAATCCATCGGTGGACTCGGCGCTAATCTAGCGGGTAAGATGCTGGCGGAAGCGGGAGTCGTAGGGGTGGGGTTGAACGGAGTTAGCTTTTCTTCCTATGGTTCTGAGAAGAAAGGTTCGGCAGTCAAAGCACATATTAGGTTTTGTGACATGGATACGAGAATTCGAGATACTTCACCGGTTGAACGACCGCATGTTGTGGGTGTTTTTCACGAGTCGCTTTCCAAAACTGTAAACGTTATCAGTGGCATCTACGAAGATAGTACAGTACTTGTAAATTCGACAAAAACGCCGGATGAGTTGAAGGAAAAGATGAAGCTCCGGGGCGGTACCATTGCCGTTATCGATGCGATTGGAATCTCGCTAGAAGAGAAGAACCGTGTGAATATGGCAATGCTTGGCGCGCTGTTCCGGTTGTGTGATTTTCTTGATCCCGAAGTCATGAGAGGCGTTATTCGTAAATCGTTAGAAAAGAAATATCCGCTTGCTGTTGCACCCGCCTTACGAACGTTTGACCGCGGTTACAATGAAGTTAAGTTCCAAACGTATGCGCTTCCAGAAGGGGAGACGATGCCCGATTTCGTTCGTTTCGATACGCCAGTACTTGGCTTTGAAACGCAATCCATTGGAGGCGTTATAACAAATCCTGGGAACAGCATTCTAAAAGATTTAAGCATTTCACGTGCGGGGATGATGCCGCATTTCCATGAAGATAAATGTATTCACTGTGCTTCCTGCGATAATGTTTGTCCGGATTTCTGTTTCGTTTGGGATGAACTCCCTGACAAGAAAGGGCGGCCTCAAATGTTCTTACAGGGAATCGACTATCAATATTGCAAAGGCTGCCTTAAATGTGTACAGGCTTGTCCGACCGAAGCGCTCACTAATGAGCGGGAAGAAGATGGTTATGCGGACTTACATCGCATGCCGCATCGTTTCAATCTAGCTGTAAACTCTTAG
- a CDS encoding thiamine pyrophosphate-dependent enzyme: MSIDIKKELGQAKVEQRIVYESGNEMAAYAAHQINYHVMGYFPISPSTEVAQFLDLMKSNGQHDIVLIPADGEHGSAGICYGASTAGGRVFNATSANGYLYMLEQMPVQSGTRFPMVMNLVCRSVSGPLNIHGDHSDLYYALNTGWPIVMCRDPQAVYDMNIIALKLAEDPEVRLPVLVASDGYFTSHQKRRVQTFAHREDVHAFIGEKPQGFPDTLDRNNPITVGPYMNEPDYINNCYQQSMAMYNAEGVYDRIRQEYAELTGRDYPILELYRMEDAEVAVFLMNSASEIIKDVVDQLREKGIKAGSIAPNIIRPFPAKQIAEALQHVKAITVGDRADSYGGHGGNMVNEIKAALFTHGNRDTLVISRIYGLGGKDFYAEDGHNLFQFAIDAVQSGKVEVPFDYYGHTPGDPSKAPKRVLTPMKYEDLKTGLITVTPDENTGKLNVRIPPLRALTKKPKRIAPGHGACPGCGIFSGLELFFKGIEGDIVSIFHTGCAMVVTTGYPYSAHKATYIHNLFQNGAATLSGVVEMFWERKRRGELDHLGLKDDFTFVMITGDGGMDIGMGPAIGAALRNHKMIILEYDNEGYMNTGAQLSYSTPMGHRTSTSNVGKHQGGKVFHHKDTAQIMAATHIPYVFTGSEAYPQDLVKKAAKAQWYAQNEGLVYGKILIACPLNWLSDDQEGSNIVGAAVDSCFFPLYEVEHGVTTITYNPEDKSKKIPLSDWLKTMGKTKHMTKPEYEGSLKSFETEVERRWNRLKAKHENAYL, from the coding sequence ATGTCCATTGATATCAAGAAGGAACTAGGGCAAGCTAAGGTCGAACAACGCATTGTATATGAATCAGGCAACGAGATGGCGGCATATGCGGCTCATCAAATTAATTATCATGTTATGGGATACTTTCCGATATCTCCATCTACGGAGGTAGCACAATTTCTAGATCTTATGAAGTCCAACGGACAGCATGATATCGTGCTCATTCCAGCAGACGGTGAACATGGTTCGGCAGGCATATGTTATGGCGCTTCAACTGCTGGCGGCCGCGTATTTAACGCGACCAGCGCCAACGGTTATTTGTACATGTTGGAACAAATGCCGGTACAATCCGGGACACGCTTTCCCATGGTAATGAACTTGGTATGCCGCTCCGTATCAGGGCCGCTGAATATTCATGGGGATCACTCGGACTTGTATTATGCTTTAAATACAGGATGGCCAATTGTAATGTGTCGTGATCCGCAAGCGGTTTATGACATGAATATCATAGCTTTAAAGCTAGCTGAGGATCCTGAAGTTCGTTTGCCGGTTTTGGTTGCTTCGGACGGCTACTTCACGTCCCACCAAAAGCGTAGAGTGCAAACGTTCGCGCATCGTGAGGATGTGCATGCTTTCATCGGAGAGAAGCCACAGGGCTTCCCGGATACGCTGGATCGTAATAATCCGATCACTGTAGGTCCTTATATGAATGAGCCGGATTATATTAATAACTGCTATCAGCAGTCCATGGCCATGTACAACGCAGAAGGTGTTTATGATCGTATTCGGCAGGAATACGCTGAGCTGACGGGCCGTGATTATCCGATTCTTGAGCTATATCGGATGGAAGACGCGGAAGTCGCGGTGTTCTTGATGAATTCGGCTTCCGAAATCATCAAAGACGTCGTCGACCAGCTCCGCGAGAAGGGTATTAAGGCCGGATCGATCGCGCCGAATATCATCCGTCCATTCCCAGCAAAGCAGATCGCTGAAGCTTTGCAGCATGTGAAGGCGATCACCGTTGGGGATCGCGCGGATTCCTATGGCGGCCATGGTGGCAATATGGTCAACGAAATTAAAGCGGCCCTGTTCACACATGGGAACAGAGATACGCTTGTTATAAGCCGAATCTACGGCTTAGGCGGCAAGGACTTTTATGCCGAAGATGGGCATAACTTGTTCCAGTTTGCCATTGATGCTGTACAAAGCGGCAAGGTGGAAGTTCCTTTTGATTACTACGGCCACACGCCTGGTGATCCTTCGAAAGCGCCGAAGCGGGTGTTGACGCCGATGAAGTATGAGGATCTTAAGACGGGACTCATCACGGTAACGCCGGATGAAAATACAGGCAAGCTGAATGTACGTATTCCGCCCCTACGTGCATTGACGAAGAAACCGAAGCGTATTGCTCCGGGGCACGGCGCATGTCCAGGCTGCGGTATTTTCTCCGGCTTGGAGCTGTTTTTCAAAGGGATTGAAGGTGATATTGTCTCGATCTTCCATACTGGCTGTGCGATGGTTGTAACGACGGGTTATCCGTATTCGGCTCACAAAGCGACCTATATTCATAATCTGTTCCAGAACGGCGCAGCGACCCTCTCAGGGGTTGTAGAGATGTTCTGGGAACGTAAGCGTCGTGGCGAACTTGATCACTTAGGATTGAAGGACGATTTCACCTTCGTGATGATCACTGGTGACGGCGGAATGGATATCGGTATGGGACCAGCGATCGGAGCAGCCTTGCGCAATCATAAAATGATTATCCTCGAGTACGATAACGAGGGATACATGAATACGGGTGCACAGTTGTCTTATTCGACGCCAATGGGGCATCGTACTTCAACTTCGAATGTTGGGAAGCATCAAGGTGGTAAAGTGTTCCATCACAAAGATACAGCCCAAATTATGGCCGCTACCCATATTCCGTATGTTTTTACGGGATCGGAAGCGTATCCGCAGGATCTTGTGAAGAAAGCCGCGAAAGCTCAATGGTACGCCCAAAATGAGGGATTGGTGTATGGGAAAATACTCATCGCTTGCCCACTGAATTGGCTTTCGGATGACCAAGAAGGCTCCAATATCGTCGGAGCAGCGGTAGATTCCTGCTTCTTCCCGCTCTATGAAGTGGAGCACGGGGTTACAACCATCACGTATAATCCGGAGGATAAGAGCAAGAAGATACCACTATCGGATTGGCTCAAGACGATGGGGAAAACGAAGCATATGACGAAGCCCGAGTATGAGGGTTCCCTGAAATCGTTCGAGACGGAAGTTGAGCGTCGTTGGAATAGGTTAAAAGCGAAACATGAGAATGCTTATTTATAA
- a CDS encoding C40 family peptidase: MRKWIMAIGMLMLALTFVYPAAIKADEGVTTKAQIVSGVSFRNQPSTSSNVIRVLKTNEIVTVTDYVTTNWYKIKDAQGVSGYVSTNSKYIKITSNAEIIYGVNFRTLPSSETGSKVIRMLSKGEDVLVTDKVNDSWYKIQDANGTSGYVSTNSKYISTDFSVIKPSLPLTEEIEAVVAAGRVYLGTPYEFGSERNDTTTFDCSDFTQTMFWDALRLSIPSDSQAQGNYVKSLGPVKKDWTTLKRGDLMFFSSYKGSKASDYDNVNVLTEPITHVGLYLGNGNMLHTYSIESGGVRTDTIAGKQWENRFLFGGSVLR; the protein is encoded by the coding sequence ATGAGAAAATGGATAATGGCTATCGGAATGCTTATGCTTGCGCTTACTTTTGTTTATCCTGCAGCAATAAAGGCAGATGAAGGAGTAACGACAAAAGCACAAATTGTTTCAGGGGTAAGCTTCAGAAATCAACCAAGCACATCAAGCAATGTTATACGCGTATTGAAAACAAACGAAATTGTCACCGTCACGGATTATGTAACGACGAATTGGTACAAAATCAAGGATGCACAGGGTGTAAGCGGCTATGTTTCGACGAATAGTAAATACATAAAAATAACTAGCAATGCGGAAATCATTTATGGCGTTAACTTTCGCACACTTCCTTCTTCTGAAACAGGCTCCAAAGTGATTCGAATGCTCAGTAAAGGAGAAGATGTCCTAGTTACAGATAAAGTCAATGACAGTTGGTATAAAATTCAAGACGCTAATGGAACTAGCGGGTATGTAAGTACAAATAGTAAATACATAAGCACTGATTTCTCTGTCATCAAACCCAGTCTACCTCTTACTGAAGAAATAGAAGCTGTTGTTGCAGCTGGCCGAGTTTACTTAGGTACACCCTATGAGTTTGGTTCGGAACGCAATGATACCACGACCTTCGACTGCTCGGATTTCACTCAAACGATGTTCTGGGATGCCCTTCGACTCTCCATTCCAAGTGATTCTCAGGCACAAGGTAACTACGTTAAATCGTTAGGCCCTGTAAAGAAGGATTGGACAACTTTGAAACGTGGAGATCTGATGTTCTTCAGCAGCTACAAAGGGAGTAAAGCATCAGATTATGATAACGTGAATGTTCTAACAGAACCGATCACGCATGTTGGACTTTACTTAGGAAATGGGAATATGCTGCATACGTATTCGATCGAATCCGGCGGTGTTCGTACAGATACGATCGCTGGGAAGCAATGGGAAAATCGATTTTTGTTCGGCGGCAGTGTTTTACGATAA
- a CDS encoding ribonuclease H-like YkuK family protein, giving the protein MKPSTTPHPLEFRNTTERGLNLDTVHERILHFMRHDPVASYKFIIGTDCQVHSGHTKFITGVVIQRLGKGAWACYRQVIVHRALHSIKEKLSMETALSEEIAMYFDESKRQDMENIILPYLYQGASIDMFIHIDAGDDENKNRTAKFVQEMVRRVESVGMVPVIKPDCYVASAYANRYSKKPYQPIYENHEVIDGIL; this is encoded by the coding sequence TTGAAACCTTCGACGACGCCCCATCCATTGGAATTTCGGAACACAACGGAAAGAGGACTTAACCTAGATACCGTACACGAGCGTATTCTCCATTTCATGCGTCACGACCCCGTAGCAAGCTACAAATTTATTATTGGTACGGATTGTCAGGTGCACTCAGGTCATACGAAATTCATTACCGGTGTAGTGATCCAGCGGTTAGGAAAAGGAGCGTGGGCGTGTTATCGTCAAGTCATCGTTCATCGAGCCCTACATTCGATTAAAGAAAAGCTGTCGATGGAAACCGCATTAAGTGAAGAGATTGCGATGTACTTTGATGAGTCTAAGCGACAGGATATGGAAAACATTATTCTTCCTTATCTGTATCAAGGTGCCTCAATCGATATGTTTATTCATATTGATGCGGGTGATGATGAGAATAAGAACCGGACGGCTAAATTCGTCCAAGAGATGGTGCGGCGAGTGGAATCTGTCGGTATGGTTCCTGTTATTAAACCGGATTGTTATGTAGCTTCGGCCTATGCTAATCGTTATTCGAAGAAGCCGTATCAACCAATTTATGAGAATCATGAGGTCATCGATGGCATCCTATAA
- a CDS encoding ADP-heptose synthase: MSKTFIIEAVMLAVHGQLMLPEQPVTYVIPYTSIQELYELQVGSEPIMLEEEDDGFVKQMIGELIAFFEESFNKKKIEKALTVPWRKSPPLPINEHVTLMVVFAIDNEEYGDNFDPIETELILTAIKEQAALLTDQLDFIERIVQAGIPVQAYDVEDFEFAVEGDNQV; this comes from the coding sequence ATGAGCAAAACATTTATTATCGAGGCCGTCATGTTAGCAGTGCATGGTCAGTTGATGCTCCCAGAACAGCCTGTTACTTATGTGATACCTTATACCAGCATACAGGAGCTATACGAGCTTCAGGTAGGCAGCGAGCCGATTATGTTAGAGGAAGAAGACGATGGCTTCGTGAAGCAAATGATTGGTGAGCTAATTGCTTTCTTCGAGGAATCTTTTAATAAGAAAAAAATTGAAAAAGCGTTAACTGTTCCTTGGCGGAAAAGCCCACCTTTGCCCATTAATGAGCATGTGACTTTGATGGTTGTTTTTGCGATTGACAATGAGGAGTATGGGGACAATTTCGACCCGATTGAAACCGAATTAATTCTGACCGCGATTAAAGAACAGGCTGCTTTGTTAACGGACCAGCTAGATTTCATTGAACGTATAGTTCAAGCGGGAATTCCAGTCCAAGCATATGACGTAGAGGATTTTGAGTTTGCGGTAGAAGGTGACAATCAGGTTTAG